One Gossypium hirsutum isolate 1008001.06 chromosome A11, Gossypium_hirsutum_v2.1, whole genome shotgun sequence genomic window carries:
- the LOC107923916 gene encoding homeobox-DDT domain protein RLT3 isoform X1 — translation MKRKSQFQLIELEYIYKDNKYPTQKEIEGYAASLGLTLKQVQQWFASKRKRDKGTILPIHSMTSLSASTKRNAAAISVARKNQKSTSSVGANGFGKKKKKMLLPQDFLSPQYILSKVFRKDGPPLGVEFDSIPSQAFHCKGSTESYPADEECQRAAAKKRKVFELASIDHQNNSTESASVKKHGMGKGLMTVWRVVNPEGGDIPTGIDISNRQIVAPSQTSPVVRRQPPRNKRRQPLVSQMKQRSLEKKLQEKKRASIKRREVQSNKNDNQRQPRNEKCELALDGTISNERLDQLAMLVDDEELELRELQAGPNPLQCADHLGTSGLLGCSLCKDLLAKFPPDSVKMKQPFSMQPWDSSPETVKKLFKVFHFLYTYSVTLDTCSFTLDEFAQAFHDKDSLLLGKIHVALLKLLLSDVEVELSGAVLPHFSLSCKFLALLHSVENQEFVVEFWKTSLNPLTWTEILRQVLVAAGFGSKQGLLRREALNKEMSLMVRFGLRPGSLKSELFKILSERGNNGLKVSDLALSLPVTELNLTSTTEELEELICSTLSSDITLFEKISPSAYRLRCSSVAKDGNNCHSDTEDSGSVDDDSDDSSDDSDHDSGNYYQRKFKHNNHHKGRNNMLTVHTEIDESHPGEVWLLGLMEGEYSDLSIEEKLNALVALIDLLSDGSSIRMENPGKAIVEYVPSIPHYGSGAKIKRSSSNRQNFPRPSWVYGGQRNGVQVSHTSSDSRPVDSSAITKSFEKERCSSSGQDAKQTEVGVYIHPMQSIFLGSDRRYNRYWLFLGPCNAYDPGHRRIYFESSEDGHWEVIDTEEALRALLAVLDDRGKREALLIESLEKRETSLCQEMSSRHLHDAEIRNTPSYSPEMDAVREDSCSPVSDVDNLSLTVAMNESLTSCCAIVLHAGKKGEEQNRMWRRLQEFDVWIWDYFYLNLNAVKHNKRSYLDSLTRCESCHDLYWRDEKHCRICHTTFEIDFDLEERYAIHVATCREKGDNSTFPKFKVLPSQLQSLKAAVHAIESFMPKDALVGAWTKSAHRLWVKRLRRTSSLSELLQVIADFVAAINENWLNQCHIEQGGCTVIEEIIAFFPTMPQTSSALALWLVKLDEFIASYLKKIHSGTELENGTRSDRRAAKE, via the exons ATGAAGAGGAAGTCGCAATTTCAACTTATAGAACTTGAGTACATCTATAAAG ATAATAAATATCCTACGCAGAAGGAGATAGAAGGTTATGCTGCTTCTTTAGGACTAACTCTGAAACAGGTTCAGCAATGGTTTGCCTCTAAGAGGAAAAGGGATAAAGGAACTATATTACCTATCCATTCTATGACAAGCCTCTCTGCTTCTACAAAAAGGAACGCTGCTGCCATTTCTGTTGCTAGAAAGAATCAGAAAAGCACCTCTTCAGTCGGAGCAAATGGGTTtggcaagaaaaagaagaagatgctTCTTCCTCAGGATTTTTTATCTCCACAGTACATTCTAAGCAAGGTATTCCGCAAGGATGGTCCTCCACTTGGTGTGGAATTTGACTCTATTCCTTCCCAAGCTTTCCACTGCAAAG GTTCTACAGAGTCTTACCCTGCTGATGAAGAGTGCCAAAGAGCAGCAGCCAAAAAGAGGAAG GTTTTTGAGCTTGCCAGCATAGACCATCAGAACAATAGTACTGAGAGTGCTTCAGTGAAGAAACACGGTATGGGAAAAGGTTTGATGACAGTTTGGAGGGTTGTGAACCCTGAGGGTGGAGATATTCCTACTGGCATTGATATTTCTAATCGACAAATTGTTGCTCCTTCTCAAACTAGTCCTGTAGTGCGAAGGCAACCGCCTCGGAACAAAAGACGGCAGCCATTAGTATCTCAAATG AAGCAGAGAAGTTTGGAAAAGAAGTTACAGGAAAAGAAAAGGGCCTCCATTAAAAGGAGAGAG GTGCAATCTAACAAAAATGACAATCAGAGGCAGCCACGCAATGAAAAATGTGAACTTGCTTTGGATGGAACTATTTCTAATGAACGTCTTGATCAACTTGCAATGTTAGTTGATGATGAAGAATTGGAGTTGAGGGAGTTACAAGCTGGACCAAATCCATTACAATGTGCGGATCATCTTGGTACAAGCGGATTGCTTGGTTGTTCCCTTTGCAAAG ATTTGCTGGCTAAGTTTCCACCAGATTCAGTTAAGATGAAGCAACCATTCAGTATGCAACCCTGGGATTCATCTCCAGAAACTGTCAAAAAACTGTTTAAG GTTTTCCATTTCTTGTATACCTATTCGGTAACACTTGACACATGCTCATTTACACTTGATGAGTTTGCTCAAGCATTCCATGATAAG GATTCCTTGTTACTTGGGAAAATTCATGTGGCCCTTCTCAAGCTTCTTTTGTCTGATGTTGAAGTGGAGTTGAGTGGTGCAGTTTTACCTCATTTTAGCTTGTCTTGCAAGTTCCTTGCTCTACTTCACTCG GTGGAGAACCAAGAATTTGTGGTTGAGTTCTGGAAGACATCCTTGAACCCTCTGACATGGACAGAAATACTGCGCCAAGTTTTAGTTGCAGCTGGCTTTGGTTCGAAACAAGGTCTATTACGCAGGGAAGCCCTTAATAAG GAAATGAGCCTCATGGTGAGATTTGGCCTGCGCCCCGGCAGTTTAAAGAGTGAGCTGTTTAAAATTTTGTCAGAAAGAGGAAATAATGGGCTAAAAGTTTCGGACTTGGCGCTGTCTTTGCCG GTTACTGAATTGAATCTCACTAGCACGACTGAGGAACTCGAAGAATTAATATGTTCAACTCTTTCAAGTGATATTACTTTATTTGAAAAGATATCACCATCTGCATATCGTCTGCGCTGTAGTTCTGTTGCAAAGGACGGCAACAATTGTCATTCTGATACTGAGGATTCTGGAAGTGTTGATGATGACTCTGATGACAGCAGTGATGATTCTGACCATGACTCAGGAAATTACTATCAAAggaaattcaaacataataaccACCATAAAGGTAGAAATAACATGCTGACTGTCCACACTGAAATTGATGAAAGCCATCCAGGAGAGGTGTGGTTGCTAGGACTTATGGAAGGTGAATATTCTGATTTGAGCATTGAAGAGAAGTTGAATGCATTAGTGGCTTTGATTGATCTTCTTAGCGATGGTTCCAGTATCAGAATGGAG AATCCTGGTAAAGCCATTGTTGAATATGTTCCCAGCATCCCTCACTATGGTTCTGGAGCAAAAATTAAGAGGTCATCATCAAACCGACAGAATTTTCCTAGGCCATCTTGGGTCTATGGTGGACAAAGGAATGGTGTACAAGTATCACACACATCATCAGACTCTCGCCCAGTTGATTCATCAGCAATTACAAAGTCTTTTGAAAAAGAGAGATGTTCCAGCAGTGGACAGGATGCAAAACAAACTGAAGTAGGAGTGTATATACACCCAATGCAATCTATCTTTTTGGGCTCTGATCGCAGGTACAATAGATATTGGCTTTTCTTGGGCCCTTGTAATGCATATGACCCTGGACATAGGAGGATTTACTTTGAATCTTCGGAAGATGGTCATTGGGAAGTTATAGACACCGAAGAG GCATTGCGGGCCTTATTGGCAGTTTTGGATGACAGGGGTAAACGTGAAGCTCTTCTTATTGAATCGTTAGAGAAGCGGGAAACTTCACTATGTCAAGAAATGTCAAGTAGACATTTACATGATGCAGAAATCAGGAACACACCATCTTATTCACCTGAAATGGATGCAGTCAGAGAAGATAGTTGTTCTCCAGTTTCTGATGTTGACAACCTCAGCTTGACGGTGGCCATGAATGAATCTTTAACCTCATGCTGTGCTATAGTTCTTCATGCTGGAAAGAAGGGAGAGGAACAAAATCGAATGTGGAGAcgtcttcaagaatttgatgtgTGGATATGGGATTACTTTTACTTGAACCTTAATGCTGTAAAGCACAACAAGCGTTCTTATCTTGATTCTCTTACCAGATGTGAAAGTTGTCATGATTTGTACTGGAGAGATGAGAAGCACTGTAGGATTTGCCATACCACATTTGAGATTGATTTTGATCTAGAAGAAAGATACGCCATCCATGTGGCTACATGCAGAGAGAAAGGAGACAATAGTACTTTTCCTAAATTCAAAGTCCTTCCATCACAGTTGCAATCATTGAAAGCTGCAGTCCATGCAATTGAG TCATTTATGCCTAAAGATGCTTTAGTTGGCGCTTGGACAAAGTCTGCTCACAGGTTGTGGGTCAAACGGTTACGACGGACATCGTCTTTGTCTGAGCTTTTGCAG GTTATTGCTGATTTTGTTGCAGCAATTAATGAGAATTGGTTGAATCAATGCCATATTGAGCAAGGGGGTTGTACTGTTATTGAAGAAATCATAGCATTCTTTCCAACTATGCCCCAAACATCATCTGCACTTGCACTCTGGTTGGTGAAGTTGGATGAGTTTATTGCATCATATTTGAAGAAGATTCATTCTGGAACGGAACTGGAAAATGGGACCAGATCAG ATAGAAGAGCAGCAAAAGAATAA
- the LOC107923916 gene encoding homeobox-DDT domain protein RLT3 isoform X2 has translation MKRKSQFQLIELEYIYKDNKYPTQKEIEGYAASLGLTLKQVQQWFASKRKRDKGTILPIHSMTSLSASTKRNAAAISVARKNQKSTSSVGANGFGKKKKKMLLPQDFLSPQYILSKVFRKDGPPLGVEFDSIPSQAFHCKGSTESYPADEECQRAAAKKRKVFELASIDHQNNSTESASVKKHGMGKGLMTVWRVVNPEGGDIPTGIDISNRQIVAPSQTSPVVRRQPPRNKRRQPLVSQMRSLEKKLQEKKRASIKRREVQSNKNDNQRQPRNEKCELALDGTISNERLDQLAMLVDDEELELRELQAGPNPLQCADHLGTSGLLGCSLCKDLLAKFPPDSVKMKQPFSMQPWDSSPETVKKLFKVFHFLYTYSVTLDTCSFTLDEFAQAFHDKDSLLLGKIHVALLKLLLSDVEVELSGAVLPHFSLSCKFLALLHSVENQEFVVEFWKTSLNPLTWTEILRQVLVAAGFGSKQGLLRREALNKEMSLMVRFGLRPGSLKSELFKILSERGNNGLKVSDLALSLPVTELNLTSTTEELEELICSTLSSDITLFEKISPSAYRLRCSSVAKDGNNCHSDTEDSGSVDDDSDDSSDDSDHDSGNYYQRKFKHNNHHKGRNNMLTVHTEIDESHPGEVWLLGLMEGEYSDLSIEEKLNALVALIDLLSDGSSIRMENPGKAIVEYVPSIPHYGSGAKIKRSSSNRQNFPRPSWVYGGQRNGVQVSHTSSDSRPVDSSAITKSFEKERCSSSGQDAKQTEVGVYIHPMQSIFLGSDRRYNRYWLFLGPCNAYDPGHRRIYFESSEDGHWEVIDTEEALRALLAVLDDRGKREALLIESLEKRETSLCQEMSSRHLHDAEIRNTPSYSPEMDAVREDSCSPVSDVDNLSLTVAMNESLTSCCAIVLHAGKKGEEQNRMWRRLQEFDVWIWDYFYLNLNAVKHNKRSYLDSLTRCESCHDLYWRDEKHCRICHTTFEIDFDLEERYAIHVATCREKGDNSTFPKFKVLPSQLQSLKAAVHAIESFMPKDALVGAWTKSAHRLWVKRLRRTSSLSELLQVIADFVAAINENWLNQCHIEQGGCTVIEEIIAFFPTMPQTSSALALWLVKLDEFIASYLKKIHSGTELENGTRSDRRAAKE, from the exons ATGAAGAGGAAGTCGCAATTTCAACTTATAGAACTTGAGTACATCTATAAAG ATAATAAATATCCTACGCAGAAGGAGATAGAAGGTTATGCTGCTTCTTTAGGACTAACTCTGAAACAGGTTCAGCAATGGTTTGCCTCTAAGAGGAAAAGGGATAAAGGAACTATATTACCTATCCATTCTATGACAAGCCTCTCTGCTTCTACAAAAAGGAACGCTGCTGCCATTTCTGTTGCTAGAAAGAATCAGAAAAGCACCTCTTCAGTCGGAGCAAATGGGTTtggcaagaaaaagaagaagatgctTCTTCCTCAGGATTTTTTATCTCCACAGTACATTCTAAGCAAGGTATTCCGCAAGGATGGTCCTCCACTTGGTGTGGAATTTGACTCTATTCCTTCCCAAGCTTTCCACTGCAAAG GTTCTACAGAGTCTTACCCTGCTGATGAAGAGTGCCAAAGAGCAGCAGCCAAAAAGAGGAAG GTTTTTGAGCTTGCCAGCATAGACCATCAGAACAATAGTACTGAGAGTGCTTCAGTGAAGAAACACGGTATGGGAAAAGGTTTGATGACAGTTTGGAGGGTTGTGAACCCTGAGGGTGGAGATATTCCTACTGGCATTGATATTTCTAATCGACAAATTGTTGCTCCTTCTCAAACTAGTCCTGTAGTGCGAAGGCAACCGCCTCGGAACAAAAGACGGCAGCCATTAGTATCTCAAATG AGAAGTTTGGAAAAGAAGTTACAGGAAAAGAAAAGGGCCTCCATTAAAAGGAGAGAG GTGCAATCTAACAAAAATGACAATCAGAGGCAGCCACGCAATGAAAAATGTGAACTTGCTTTGGATGGAACTATTTCTAATGAACGTCTTGATCAACTTGCAATGTTAGTTGATGATGAAGAATTGGAGTTGAGGGAGTTACAAGCTGGACCAAATCCATTACAATGTGCGGATCATCTTGGTACAAGCGGATTGCTTGGTTGTTCCCTTTGCAAAG ATTTGCTGGCTAAGTTTCCACCAGATTCAGTTAAGATGAAGCAACCATTCAGTATGCAACCCTGGGATTCATCTCCAGAAACTGTCAAAAAACTGTTTAAG GTTTTCCATTTCTTGTATACCTATTCGGTAACACTTGACACATGCTCATTTACACTTGATGAGTTTGCTCAAGCATTCCATGATAAG GATTCCTTGTTACTTGGGAAAATTCATGTGGCCCTTCTCAAGCTTCTTTTGTCTGATGTTGAAGTGGAGTTGAGTGGTGCAGTTTTACCTCATTTTAGCTTGTCTTGCAAGTTCCTTGCTCTACTTCACTCG GTGGAGAACCAAGAATTTGTGGTTGAGTTCTGGAAGACATCCTTGAACCCTCTGACATGGACAGAAATACTGCGCCAAGTTTTAGTTGCAGCTGGCTTTGGTTCGAAACAAGGTCTATTACGCAGGGAAGCCCTTAATAAG GAAATGAGCCTCATGGTGAGATTTGGCCTGCGCCCCGGCAGTTTAAAGAGTGAGCTGTTTAAAATTTTGTCAGAAAGAGGAAATAATGGGCTAAAAGTTTCGGACTTGGCGCTGTCTTTGCCG GTTACTGAATTGAATCTCACTAGCACGACTGAGGAACTCGAAGAATTAATATGTTCAACTCTTTCAAGTGATATTACTTTATTTGAAAAGATATCACCATCTGCATATCGTCTGCGCTGTAGTTCTGTTGCAAAGGACGGCAACAATTGTCATTCTGATACTGAGGATTCTGGAAGTGTTGATGATGACTCTGATGACAGCAGTGATGATTCTGACCATGACTCAGGAAATTACTATCAAAggaaattcaaacataataaccACCATAAAGGTAGAAATAACATGCTGACTGTCCACACTGAAATTGATGAAAGCCATCCAGGAGAGGTGTGGTTGCTAGGACTTATGGAAGGTGAATATTCTGATTTGAGCATTGAAGAGAAGTTGAATGCATTAGTGGCTTTGATTGATCTTCTTAGCGATGGTTCCAGTATCAGAATGGAG AATCCTGGTAAAGCCATTGTTGAATATGTTCCCAGCATCCCTCACTATGGTTCTGGAGCAAAAATTAAGAGGTCATCATCAAACCGACAGAATTTTCCTAGGCCATCTTGGGTCTATGGTGGACAAAGGAATGGTGTACAAGTATCACACACATCATCAGACTCTCGCCCAGTTGATTCATCAGCAATTACAAAGTCTTTTGAAAAAGAGAGATGTTCCAGCAGTGGACAGGATGCAAAACAAACTGAAGTAGGAGTGTATATACACCCAATGCAATCTATCTTTTTGGGCTCTGATCGCAGGTACAATAGATATTGGCTTTTCTTGGGCCCTTGTAATGCATATGACCCTGGACATAGGAGGATTTACTTTGAATCTTCGGAAGATGGTCATTGGGAAGTTATAGACACCGAAGAG GCATTGCGGGCCTTATTGGCAGTTTTGGATGACAGGGGTAAACGTGAAGCTCTTCTTATTGAATCGTTAGAGAAGCGGGAAACTTCACTATGTCAAGAAATGTCAAGTAGACATTTACATGATGCAGAAATCAGGAACACACCATCTTATTCACCTGAAATGGATGCAGTCAGAGAAGATAGTTGTTCTCCAGTTTCTGATGTTGACAACCTCAGCTTGACGGTGGCCATGAATGAATCTTTAACCTCATGCTGTGCTATAGTTCTTCATGCTGGAAAGAAGGGAGAGGAACAAAATCGAATGTGGAGAcgtcttcaagaatttgatgtgTGGATATGGGATTACTTTTACTTGAACCTTAATGCTGTAAAGCACAACAAGCGTTCTTATCTTGATTCTCTTACCAGATGTGAAAGTTGTCATGATTTGTACTGGAGAGATGAGAAGCACTGTAGGATTTGCCATACCACATTTGAGATTGATTTTGATCTAGAAGAAAGATACGCCATCCATGTGGCTACATGCAGAGAGAAAGGAGACAATAGTACTTTTCCTAAATTCAAAGTCCTTCCATCACAGTTGCAATCATTGAAAGCTGCAGTCCATGCAATTGAG TCATTTATGCCTAAAGATGCTTTAGTTGGCGCTTGGACAAAGTCTGCTCACAGGTTGTGGGTCAAACGGTTACGACGGACATCGTCTTTGTCTGAGCTTTTGCAG GTTATTGCTGATTTTGTTGCAGCAATTAATGAGAATTGGTTGAATCAATGCCATATTGAGCAAGGGGGTTGTACTGTTATTGAAGAAATCATAGCATTCTTTCCAACTATGCCCCAAACATCATCTGCACTTGCACTCTGGTTGGTGAAGTTGGATGAGTTTATTGCATCATATTTGAAGAAGATTCATTCTGGAACGGAACTGGAAAATGGGACCAGATCAG ATAGAAGAGCAGCAAAAGAATAA
- the LOC107923916 gene encoding homeobox-DDT domain protein RLT3 isoform X3: protein MKRKSQFQLIELEYIYKDNKYPTQKEIEGYAASLGLTLKQVQQWFASKRKRDKGTILPIHSMTSLSASTKRNAAAISVARKNQKSTSSVGANGFGKKKKKMLLPQDFLSPQYILSKVFRKDGPPLGVEFDSIPSQAFHCKGSTESYPADEECQRAAAKKRKVFELASIDHQNNSTESASVKKHGMGKGLMTVWRVVNPEGGDIPTGIDISNRQIVAPSQTSPVVRRQPPRNKRRQPLVSQMKQRSLEKKLQEKKRASIKRREVQSNKNDNQRQPRNEKCELALDGTISNERLDQLAMLVDDEELELRELQAGPNPLQCADHLGTSGLLGCSLCKDLLAKFPPDSVKMKQPFSMQPWDSSPETVKKLFKVFHFLYTYSVTLDTCSFTLDEFAQAFHDKDSLLLGKIHVALLKLLLSDVEVELSGAVLPHFSLSCKFLALLHSVENQEFVVEFWKTSLNPLTWTEILRQVLVAAGFGSKQGLLRREALNKEMSLMVRFGLRPGSLKSELFKILSERGNNGLKVSDLALSLPVTELNLTSTTEELEELICSTLSSDITLFEKISPSAYRLRCSSVAKDGNNCHSDTEDSGSVDDDSDDSSDDSDHDSGNYYQRKFKHNNHHKGRNNMLTVHTEIDESHPGEVWLLGLMEGEYSDLSIEEKLNALVALIDLLSDGSSIRMENPGKAIVEYVPSIPHYGSGAKIKRSSSNRQNFPRPSWVYGGQRNGVQVSHTSSDSRPVDSSAITKSFEKERCSSSGQDAKQTEVGVYIHPMQSIFLGSDRRYNRYWLFLGPCNAYDPGHRRIYFESSEDGHWEVIDTEEALRALLAVLDDRGKREALLIESLEKRETSLCQEMSSRHLHDAEIRNTPSYSPEMDAVREDSCSPVSDVDNLSLTVAMNESLTSCCAIVLHAGKKGEEQNRMWRRLQEFDVWIWDYFYLNLNAVKHNKRSYLDSLTRCESCHDLYWRDEKHCRICHTTFEIDFDLEERYAIHVATCREKGDNSTFPKFKVLPSQLQSLKAAVHAIESFMPKDALVGAWTKSAHRLWVKRLRRTSSLSELLQVIADFVAAINENWLNQCHIEQGGCTVIEEIIAFFPTMPQTSSALALWLVKLDEFIASYLKKIHSGTELENGTRSG from the exons ATGAAGAGGAAGTCGCAATTTCAACTTATAGAACTTGAGTACATCTATAAAG ATAATAAATATCCTACGCAGAAGGAGATAGAAGGTTATGCTGCTTCTTTAGGACTAACTCTGAAACAGGTTCAGCAATGGTTTGCCTCTAAGAGGAAAAGGGATAAAGGAACTATATTACCTATCCATTCTATGACAAGCCTCTCTGCTTCTACAAAAAGGAACGCTGCTGCCATTTCTGTTGCTAGAAAGAATCAGAAAAGCACCTCTTCAGTCGGAGCAAATGGGTTtggcaagaaaaagaagaagatgctTCTTCCTCAGGATTTTTTATCTCCACAGTACATTCTAAGCAAGGTATTCCGCAAGGATGGTCCTCCACTTGGTGTGGAATTTGACTCTATTCCTTCCCAAGCTTTCCACTGCAAAG GTTCTACAGAGTCTTACCCTGCTGATGAAGAGTGCCAAAGAGCAGCAGCCAAAAAGAGGAAG GTTTTTGAGCTTGCCAGCATAGACCATCAGAACAATAGTACTGAGAGTGCTTCAGTGAAGAAACACGGTATGGGAAAAGGTTTGATGACAGTTTGGAGGGTTGTGAACCCTGAGGGTGGAGATATTCCTACTGGCATTGATATTTCTAATCGACAAATTGTTGCTCCTTCTCAAACTAGTCCTGTAGTGCGAAGGCAACCGCCTCGGAACAAAAGACGGCAGCCATTAGTATCTCAAATG AAGCAGAGAAGTTTGGAAAAGAAGTTACAGGAAAAGAAAAGGGCCTCCATTAAAAGGAGAGAG GTGCAATCTAACAAAAATGACAATCAGAGGCAGCCACGCAATGAAAAATGTGAACTTGCTTTGGATGGAACTATTTCTAATGAACGTCTTGATCAACTTGCAATGTTAGTTGATGATGAAGAATTGGAGTTGAGGGAGTTACAAGCTGGACCAAATCCATTACAATGTGCGGATCATCTTGGTACAAGCGGATTGCTTGGTTGTTCCCTTTGCAAAG ATTTGCTGGCTAAGTTTCCACCAGATTCAGTTAAGATGAAGCAACCATTCAGTATGCAACCCTGGGATTCATCTCCAGAAACTGTCAAAAAACTGTTTAAG GTTTTCCATTTCTTGTATACCTATTCGGTAACACTTGACACATGCTCATTTACACTTGATGAGTTTGCTCAAGCATTCCATGATAAG GATTCCTTGTTACTTGGGAAAATTCATGTGGCCCTTCTCAAGCTTCTTTTGTCTGATGTTGAAGTGGAGTTGAGTGGTGCAGTTTTACCTCATTTTAGCTTGTCTTGCAAGTTCCTTGCTCTACTTCACTCG GTGGAGAACCAAGAATTTGTGGTTGAGTTCTGGAAGACATCCTTGAACCCTCTGACATGGACAGAAATACTGCGCCAAGTTTTAGTTGCAGCTGGCTTTGGTTCGAAACAAGGTCTATTACGCAGGGAAGCCCTTAATAAG GAAATGAGCCTCATGGTGAGATTTGGCCTGCGCCCCGGCAGTTTAAAGAGTGAGCTGTTTAAAATTTTGTCAGAAAGAGGAAATAATGGGCTAAAAGTTTCGGACTTGGCGCTGTCTTTGCCG GTTACTGAATTGAATCTCACTAGCACGACTGAGGAACTCGAAGAATTAATATGTTCAACTCTTTCAAGTGATATTACTTTATTTGAAAAGATATCACCATCTGCATATCGTCTGCGCTGTAGTTCTGTTGCAAAGGACGGCAACAATTGTCATTCTGATACTGAGGATTCTGGAAGTGTTGATGATGACTCTGATGACAGCAGTGATGATTCTGACCATGACTCAGGAAATTACTATCAAAggaaattcaaacataataaccACCATAAAGGTAGAAATAACATGCTGACTGTCCACACTGAAATTGATGAAAGCCATCCAGGAGAGGTGTGGTTGCTAGGACTTATGGAAGGTGAATATTCTGATTTGAGCATTGAAGAGAAGTTGAATGCATTAGTGGCTTTGATTGATCTTCTTAGCGATGGTTCCAGTATCAGAATGGAG AATCCTGGTAAAGCCATTGTTGAATATGTTCCCAGCATCCCTCACTATGGTTCTGGAGCAAAAATTAAGAGGTCATCATCAAACCGACAGAATTTTCCTAGGCCATCTTGGGTCTATGGTGGACAAAGGAATGGTGTACAAGTATCACACACATCATCAGACTCTCGCCCAGTTGATTCATCAGCAATTACAAAGTCTTTTGAAAAAGAGAGATGTTCCAGCAGTGGACAGGATGCAAAACAAACTGAAGTAGGAGTGTATATACACCCAATGCAATCTATCTTTTTGGGCTCTGATCGCAGGTACAATAGATATTGGCTTTTCTTGGGCCCTTGTAATGCATATGACCCTGGACATAGGAGGATTTACTTTGAATCTTCGGAAGATGGTCATTGGGAAGTTATAGACACCGAAGAG GCATTGCGGGCCTTATTGGCAGTTTTGGATGACAGGGGTAAACGTGAAGCTCTTCTTATTGAATCGTTAGAGAAGCGGGAAACTTCACTATGTCAAGAAATGTCAAGTAGACATTTACATGATGCAGAAATCAGGAACACACCATCTTATTCACCTGAAATGGATGCAGTCAGAGAAGATAGTTGTTCTCCAGTTTCTGATGTTGACAACCTCAGCTTGACGGTGGCCATGAATGAATCTTTAACCTCATGCTGTGCTATAGTTCTTCATGCTGGAAAGAAGGGAGAGGAACAAAATCGAATGTGGAGAcgtcttcaagaatttgatgtgTGGATATGGGATTACTTTTACTTGAACCTTAATGCTGTAAAGCACAACAAGCGTTCTTATCTTGATTCTCTTACCAGATGTGAAAGTTGTCATGATTTGTACTGGAGAGATGAGAAGCACTGTAGGATTTGCCATACCACATTTGAGATTGATTTTGATCTAGAAGAAAGATACGCCATCCATGTGGCTACATGCAGAGAGAAAGGAGACAATAGTACTTTTCCTAAATTCAAAGTCCTTCCATCACAGTTGCAATCATTGAAAGCTGCAGTCCATGCAATTGAG TCATTTATGCCTAAAGATGCTTTAGTTGGCGCTTGGACAAAGTCTGCTCACAGGTTGTGGGTCAAACGGTTACGACGGACATCGTCTTTGTCTGAGCTTTTGCAG GTTATTGCTGATTTTGTTGCAGCAATTAATGAGAATTGGTTGAATCAATGCCATATTGAGCAAGGGGGTTGTACTGTTATTGAAGAAATCATAGCATTCTTTCCAACTATGCCCCAAACATCATCTGCACTTGCACTCTGGTTGGTGAAGTTGGATGAGTTTATTGCATCATATTTGAAGAAGATTCATTCTGGAACGGAACTGGAAAATGGGACCAGATCAG GATGA